One window of Candidatus Methylocalor cossyra genomic DNA carries:
- a CDS encoding PqiC family protein — MGKGYLHRLLAVLLATTLVGCFRVSKPDRFYLLRARAEGPAGPATGGPLIGLEPVRIPPYLDRPQIVTALSEQEYQLSDRHRWAERLDVSIARVMAENLSNLLPAAQVVIYPWPREPKPEFQVAIGIREFHIDPEGQARLAALWTLRFARAPSVSRKFSCRLPASKVDYARMVEAESQCLARLSRDIAAAIRHAPGSGAPE; from the coding sequence ATGGGCAAAGGGTATCTGCACCGGTTGCTGGCCGTGCTGCTGGCGACGACCCTGGTCGGCTGTTTCCGGGTCAGCAAACCGGATCGGTTCTACCTGTTACGCGCTCGGGCGGAAGGGCCGGCCGGTCCTGCCACGGGCGGGCCCTTGATCGGCCTGGAGCCAGTCCGGATTCCGCCCTACCTGGATCGGCCGCAGATCGTCACCGCGCTATCGGAGCAGGAATACCAGCTCTCCGACCGCCACCGCTGGGCAGAGCGGCTAGACGTCAGCATCGCCCGGGTGATGGCGGAGAACCTGTCCAATCTGCTCCCCGCCGCCCAGGTTGTGATCTACCCCTGGCCGCGGGAGCCCAAGCCGGAGTTCCAGGTCGCAATCGGCATCCGGGAATTCCACATCGATCCCGAGGGCCAGGCGCGCCTCGCCGCCCTGTGGACCCTCCGCTTCGCCCGGGCGCCATCGGTGAGCCGGAAATTCTCCTGCCGGTTACCGGCCTCGAAGGTGGACTACGCCCGGATGGTGGAAGCGGAAAGCCAATGCCTCGCCCGCCTCAGCCGGGACATTGCCGCCGCCATCCGCCACGCACCGGGATCCGGCGCCCCGGAGTGA
- the ftsH gene encoding ATP-dependent zinc metalloprotease FtsH: protein MFLKGSPNSFLDAIRKAAQESWRRLQDLFRGNGPLGSPEVEIKRPNDGGQRRRNTVLLYLALILATLYLVQGYREVRQDEIPYSEFLKYVQEERVEDAVITDQVISGYLKPTTPGGPRQRFITVPLWNQDLAKELEAKGIKYTVRYGSNWLTNFIFNWLLPIGILFALWGWMARRMAGAGRGFLSIGRNRVRIHADESAKVTFEDVAGAEEAKQELKETIEFLRDPSRIQRLGGRMPKGVLLVGPPGTGKTLLARAVAGEAGVPFFNISGAEFIEMFVGVGAARMRDLFEQARQKAPCMIFIDELDAIGRARGGPVVMGGHDEREQTLNQLLTEMDGFDPSVGVVVMAATNRPEILDKALLRAGRFDRQIVVDKPGLEDRVAILTLHTRRIKLAPDVNLRVLAQRTPGLVGADLSNICNEAAIIAVRENKDAVGMNDFEAAIDRVIAGPEKKSRTLNEQEKRRVAYHESGHALVAEIVPTGEPVHKVSIIPRGAAALGYTLQLPVEEKFLSTEEELRDQITILLGGRTAEDLVFGDISSGAQNDLEKASEIARAMVCQLGMSKRLGPLTYGRRQRLAYLNVEGMEERNFSEETARLIDTEVRELVEDGQRRAREILTARRPILDQVAKLLQEKEVVGGDEIKELIRRLDKTAG from the coding sequence ATGTTTTTGAAAGGCTCCCCCAATTCTTTCCTCGACGCTATCCGCAAAGCCGCGCAAGAGTCCTGGCGACGGCTTCAGGACTTGTTCCGGGGCAACGGCCCCTTGGGTTCGCCCGAAGTCGAGATCAAGCGGCCCAACGACGGCGGGCAGCGCCGGCGCAACACCGTGCTGCTGTACCTGGCCCTGATCCTGGCCACCCTATACCTGGTGCAGGGTTATCGCGAGGTGCGCCAGGACGAAATTCCCTACAGCGAATTCCTCAAGTACGTGCAGGAGGAGCGGGTTGAGGACGCGGTTATCACCGACCAGGTCATCTCCGGCTACCTGAAACCCACTACCCCGGGCGGGCCGCGCCAGCGCTTCATCACCGTGCCGCTGTGGAATCAGGATCTGGCCAAGGAGTTGGAAGCCAAGGGCATCAAATACACCGTGCGCTACGGCAGCAACTGGCTCACCAATTTCATCTTCAATTGGCTGCTGCCCATCGGCATCCTGTTCGCCCTCTGGGGCTGGATGGCCCGGCGCATGGCCGGGGCGGGGCGCGGCTTCCTGAGCATCGGCCGTAACCGGGTGCGCATCCACGCCGACGAATCGGCCAAGGTCACCTTTGAGGACGTGGCAGGCGCCGAGGAGGCCAAGCAGGAGCTGAAGGAAACCATCGAGTTCCTGCGCGATCCCAGCCGCATCCAGCGGCTCGGCGGCAGGATGCCCAAGGGCGTGTTGCTGGTGGGCCCGCCCGGCACCGGCAAGACGCTCCTGGCGCGGGCGGTGGCCGGCGAGGCCGGGGTGCCGTTCTTCAACATCAGCGGCGCCGAGTTCATCGAGATGTTCGTCGGCGTGGGCGCAGCGCGAATGCGGGATCTGTTCGAGCAGGCCCGGCAAAAGGCGCCCTGCATGATCTTCATCGACGAGCTGGATGCCATCGGACGGGCCCGCGGCGGGCCGGTGGTGATGGGCGGCCACGACGAGCGGGAACAGACCCTGAACCAGCTGCTCACCGAGATGGACGGCTTCGACCCTTCCGTGGGCGTGGTGGTGATGGCCGCCACCAATCGCCCGGAGATCCTCGACAAGGCGCTGCTCCGGGCCGGTCGCTTCGACCGCCAAATCGTGGTGGACAAACCGGGACTGGAGGACCGGGTGGCGATCCTAACGCTGCACACCCGGCGCATCAAACTCGCTCCGGACGTCAACCTCAGGGTTCTGGCCCAGCGCACCCCGGGCCTGGTGGGCGCTGATCTTTCCAACATCTGTAACGAGGCCGCCATCATCGCGGTCAGGGAAAACAAGGACGCGGTCGGCATGAACGACTTCGAGGCGGCCATCGACCGGGTCATCGCCGGTCCCGAGAAAAAATCCCGTACCCTCAACGAACAGGAAAAACGGCGCGTGGCTTACCACGAATCCGGGCACGCCCTGGTGGCCGAGATCGTGCCCACCGGGGAACCGGTGCACAAGGTCTCCATCATCCCGCGCGGCGCGGCCGCCCTGGGCTATACCCTGCAGCTGCCGGTCGAGGAGAAATTCCTTTCCACTGAAGAGGAGCTACGCGACCAGATCACCATCCTCCTGGGCGGCCGCACCGCGGAAGATCTGGTGTTCGGCGACATTTCCAGCGGCGCCCAGAACGATCTGGAAAAAGCCTCCGAAATCGCCCGGGCCATGGTGTGCCAGCTGGGCATGAGCAAGCGGCTGGGCCCCTTGACCTACGGCCGCCGCCAGCGCCTCGCCTACCTCAACGTGGAGGGGATGGAGGAGCGTAATTTCAGCGAGGAAACCGCCCGTCTCATCGACACCGAAGTCCGCGAACTGGTGGAAGACGGCCAGCGGCGGGCCCGGGAGATCCTCACTGCCCGGCGCCCGATCCTGGACCAGGTCGCCAAGCTCTTGCAGGAGAAGGAAGTGGTGGGCGGCGACGAGATCAAGGAACTGATCCGCCGCCTCGACAAGACCGCCGGCTGA
- the rimK gene encoding 30S ribosomal protein S6--L-glutamate ligase, translating into MKIAILSRNPELYSTRRLVEAAERRGHEAQVVNVLRCYMDITSTKPAIYHAEQKLQGFDAVIPRIGASVTFYGLAVLRQFEMMDVYPLNESVAIGRARDKLRSQQLLARAGVGLPVTGFAHTADDIKSLINLVGGPPLIIKLLEGTQGKGVILAETHQAAESVIDAFRKLDANFLVQEYVSEAGGSDIRCFVIGGRVVAAMKRTAKEGEFRSNLHRGGTGSLTELSPEEQDTAVQAAETMGLNVAGVDIVRSARGPLVLEVNSSPGLRGIEAITETDIAGMIIEFIESNAGNHGTFIRGRG; encoded by the coding sequence ATGAAGATAGCAATTCTGTCCCGCAACCCGGAACTCTATTCCACCCGCCGCCTGGTCGAAGCCGCCGAGCGGCGTGGGCATGAAGCCCAAGTAGTCAATGTTCTGCGTTGTTACATGGACATCACCTCCACCAAGCCGGCCATCTATCATGCCGAGCAGAAGTTGCAGGGCTTCGACGCGGTGATTCCGCGCATCGGCGCCTCGGTCACCTTCTATGGGCTCGCGGTGCTGCGCCAGTTCGAGATGATGGACGTCTATCCCCTGAATGAATCGGTGGCCATCGGCCGCGCCCGGGACAAGCTCCGCTCCCAACAGTTGTTGGCGCGCGCCGGAGTGGGCCTGCCGGTGACCGGCTTCGCCCACACCGCGGACGACATCAAGTCCCTGATCAACCTGGTGGGTGGTCCGCCGCTGATCATCAAACTGCTGGAGGGAACCCAGGGCAAGGGCGTGATCCTGGCCGAAACCCACCAGGCGGCGGAAAGCGTGATCGATGCCTTCCGCAAGCTGGACGCCAACTTCCTGGTGCAGGAGTACGTCAGCGAGGCGGGGGGCAGCGACATCCGCTGCTTCGTCATCGGCGGCCGGGTGGTGGCGGCGATGAAGCGCACCGCCAAGGAGGGTGAATTCCGCTCCAATCTGCACCGCGGCGGCACCGGCTCCCTGACCGAGCTGAGCCCGGAGGAGCAGGACACCGCGGTGCAGGCGGCGGAAACCATGGGCCTCAACGTCGCCGGCGTGGACATCGTGCGCAGCGCCCGCGGTCCCCTGGTGTTGGAGGTGAATTCCTCGCCGGGGCTGCGCGGCATCGAAGCCATCACCGAGACCGACATCGCCGGGATGATCATCGAGTTCATCGAGAGCAATGCCGGCAATCACGGCACCTTCATCCGCGGCCGGGGCTGA
- a CDS encoding TolC family outer membrane protein has translation MTAMKKRLLLLLLALPCTYVQAQNLRSIYELALENDPRLREARANRDAVLENRAQGVGRLLPSLTVHANLQRNSVLYKFKNPILTFISGGHNLDFWTSGASVNLYQPIYHHELWAQLAQADSQIAEAEANFAAEQQNLIVRTAQAYFNVLLAQDTLDFALAEQRAIDRQLAEAKERFAVGMASVTDVHEAQAGFDQARANAIAAANELENAKEALREIVGSYTGELDGLIETIPLNKPRPDDIEAWSNLALQNNLGIIAAQNNADAAKKNIDLQFAGHLPTLDLVGHAGFTDTNRPFGIRTEYQDIGMEINVPVFAGGGVTSRVRQARHQFEAAQERLDTQRRLIRRQVKNAFRGVATAISQVQALKAAVVSSKSAVEAAQSGFEVGTRTMVDVLTVQRNMYRTLRDYARTRYDYILNSLSLKQAASTLEPEDLALVNSWLSPRVRPSYREEDRDDGDLSQR, from the coding sequence ATGACCGCCATGAAAAAGCGTCTTTTATTGCTCCTTCTGGCGCTGCCTTGCACCTATGTGCAGGCGCAGAATCTCCGCTCCATCTACGAGCTGGCCCTGGAGAACGATCCCCGCCTCCGGGAGGCCCGCGCCAATCGCGACGCGGTCTTGGAGAACCGGGCGCAGGGTGTGGGGCGGCTGCTGCCGTCCCTGACCGTGCATGCCAACCTGCAGCGCAATTCGGTGCTGTACAAATTCAAAAACCCGATCCTGACCTTCATCAGCGGCGGGCATAACCTCGACTTTTGGACCAGCGGGGCCAGCGTCAATCTGTACCAACCGATTTACCACCACGAACTGTGGGCGCAGCTGGCCCAGGCCGATAGCCAGATCGCCGAGGCGGAAGCCAATTTCGCCGCCGAGCAGCAGAACCTGATCGTCCGCACCGCCCAGGCCTATTTCAACGTGCTGCTGGCCCAGGACACCTTAGACTTCGCCCTCGCCGAGCAGCGCGCCATCGACCGCCAGTTGGCAGAAGCCAAGGAGCGCTTCGCGGTGGGGATGGCTTCGGTGACCGACGTGCACGAGGCGCAGGCCGGCTTCGATCAGGCCCGGGCCAACGCCATCGCCGCCGCTAACGAGCTGGAGAATGCCAAGGAAGCCTTGCGGGAGATCGTCGGCAGTTATACCGGGGAGCTGGACGGGCTAATCGAGACCATCCCCCTCAACAAACCCCGGCCGGACGATATCGAAGCCTGGAGCAACCTGGCCCTGCAGAACAATCTCGGCATCATCGCCGCCCAAAACAACGCCGATGCGGCCAAGAAGAACATCGACCTGCAGTTCGCCGGGCACTTGCCCACCCTCGACCTGGTGGGCCATGCCGGGTTTACGGACACCAACCGGCCGTTCGGGATCCGCACCGAGTACCAGGACATCGGTATGGAAATCAACGTGCCGGTGTTCGCCGGCGGGGGTGTCACATCGCGAGTGCGCCAGGCCCGCCATCAGTTCGAGGCCGCCCAGGAACGCCTGGACACCCAGCGCCGCCTGATCCGGCGCCAGGTCAAGAATGCTTTTCGGGGTGTCGCCACGGCCATCAGCCAGGTCCAGGCCCTCAAGGCCGCGGTGGTGTCTTCGAAGAGCGCGGTGGAGGCCGCGCAAAGCGGTTTCGAGGTCGGCACCCGCACCATGGTGGATGTGTTGACCGTACAGCGCAACATGTACCGCACCCTGCGCGACTATGCCCGGACCCGCTACGACTACATCCTCAACAGCCTGAGCCTGAAGCAGGCGGCCAGCACCCTGGAGCCTGAAGATCTGGCCCTGGTGAACAGCTGGCTCAGTCCCAGGGTGCGCCCGAGCTATCGGGAAGAGGACCGGGACGACGGGGACCTGTCCCAGCGTTGA
- the dnaE gene encoding DNA polymerase III subunit alpha has translation MSQMPDPKFIHLRLHTEYSLVDGLVDIQALTRRCAALGMPAVAVTDRFNLFALVKFYKAAQGAGLKPIAGADMLIFNEAEPTAPHAMTLLVQNEAGYRTLTRLISRGYRENQHQGVPQLMAHWLEDDNAGLIALAGARQGQIGRALLAGHRDEARRQLERWLQVFGDRFYLEVQRTGRPDDETHLQAAVELALEFEAPVVATNDVRFLDPADFEAHEARVCINQGRTLDDPRRPREYSDQQYLKSPEEMAALFADLPEALENSVEIAKRCNLRLTLGKNFLPAFPVPEGVSVAEFFANASRKGLEERLAVRPPRGRGSLQERIRAYWERLELEIAVINQMDFPGYFLIVADFIRWAKDQGIPVGPGRGSGAGSLVAYALRITDLDPMEFDLLFERFLNPERVSMPDFDVDFCMERRDEVIDYVARKYGRDRVSQIITYGTMAAKAVVRDVGRVLGHSYGFVDKVAKLIPFELGMTLDKALSESEEFRQLYQSDDDVRALVDLAKSLEGIVRNPGKHAGGVVIAPSQLVDFTPLYCEPGGDNLVTQFDKDDVEAVGLVKFDFLGLRTLTIIDWALQTINRQRAARGEPAVDIGQIPLDDPATYELLRSCRTTAVFQLESRGMKDLIKRLKPDCFEDIIALVALFRPGPLQSGMVDDYINVKHGLAKAEYPHPLLEPILKPTNGVIVYQEQVMQIARDMAGYTLGGADLLRRAMGKKKPEEMAKQREIFVQGASARGIDPEVAGHIFDLMEKFAGYGFNKSHSAAYALVSYQTAYLKAHFPSAFMAAVLSSDMDKTDKVVVFIEECRQMKLSILPPDINRSEFRFTARDDGAIQYGLGAIKGVGEAAIQDLLEERRRHGPYRDLYDLCRRIDLRKTNRRVLEALIRAGALDSIDPNRARHMAELSAAIKAAEQHGAMSETGQDDLFGLAEPAAAASSPRPVVEVEPWSEAERLSHEKATLGLYLTGHPIGPYEADVAQFVTDRLGPLAENQSHGRHETKAVVAGLVVELRTRQNKNGKRMAFATLDDRTGRLEVAVFSEVFENYRELLVKDTLLVAEGTLGFDEFAGQWRLAAERLMRIDEARARFAKHLTIRWPAANGSDRNPALAVEELLELLKPYQGGHCPIFIDYRGRSAQSLIQLGEAWRVTPAGELLRRLRQRVGADGVQLLYH, from the coding sequence ATGTCCCAAATGCCCGATCCAAAGTTCATCCATTTGCGCCTGCACACCGAGTATTCCCTAGTCGACGGCTTGGTGGACATCCAAGCCCTGACACGACGTTGCGCCGCGCTGGGGATGCCGGCGGTGGCGGTGACCGACCGGTTCAATCTGTTCGCCTTGGTGAAGTTTTATAAGGCCGCGCAAGGCGCCGGCCTCAAGCCCATCGCCGGGGCCGACATGCTGATCTTCAACGAGGCGGAACCGACCGCGCCCCATGCCATGACCTTGCTGGTTCAGAACGAAGCCGGCTACCGCACCCTCACCCGGCTGATTTCCCGGGGCTACCGGGAGAACCAGCATCAGGGGGTGCCGCAACTCATGGCTCACTGGCTGGAGGACGACAACGCCGGCCTGATCGCCCTCGCCGGCGCCCGTCAGGGACAGATCGGCCGGGCGCTGCTGGCCGGCCACCGGGACGAGGCCCGCCGCCAGTTGGAGCGCTGGCTGCAGGTGTTCGGCGACCGCTTCTATCTGGAGGTACAACGCACCGGGCGGCCCGATGACGAGACCCACCTCCAGGCGGCGGTGGAACTGGCGCTGGAGTTCGAGGCCCCGGTGGTGGCCACTAACGACGTGCGCTTCCTCGACCCCGCCGATTTCGAGGCCCATGAGGCGCGGGTCTGCATCAACCAGGGGCGAACCCTGGACGATCCGCGCCGGCCGCGGGAGTACAGCGATCAGCAATACCTCAAGAGCCCGGAGGAAATGGCGGCCCTGTTCGCCGATCTGCCGGAGGCGCTGGAAAATTCGGTGGAGATCGCCAAGCGCTGCAACCTGAGGCTCACCCTGGGCAAGAACTTCCTGCCCGCCTTCCCGGTGCCGGAGGGAGTGAGCGTCGCGGAGTTTTTCGCTAACGCCTCCCGCAAGGGCCTCGAGGAACGCCTCGCCGTGCGCCCGCCGCGCGGGCGGGGCAGTCTTCAGGAACGCATCCGGGCGTACTGGGAACGTCTGGAGCTGGAGATCGCGGTCATCAACCAGATGGACTTCCCGGGCTATTTCCTGATCGTCGCCGACTTCATCCGCTGGGCCAAGGACCAGGGCATCCCGGTGGGTCCGGGGCGCGGCTCCGGCGCCGGCTCCCTGGTGGCTTACGCGCTCCGCATTACCGACCTCGATCCCATGGAGTTCGACCTTCTGTTCGAGCGGTTCCTGAATCCAGAGCGGGTGTCCATGCCCGACTTCGACGTGGACTTCTGCATGGAGCGCCGCGACGAGGTGATCGATTACGTGGCGCGCAAATACGGGCGCGACCGGGTGTCGCAGATCATCACCTACGGCACCATGGCGGCCAAGGCCGTGGTGCGGGACGTGGGGCGGGTGCTCGGGCATTCCTACGGCTTCGTGGACAAGGTGGCCAAGCTCATTCCCTTCGAGCTGGGTATGACCCTGGACAAGGCCCTATCGGAGAGCGAGGAATTCCGCCAGCTATACCAGTCCGACGACGACGTCCGGGCCCTGGTGGATCTGGCGAAATCCCTGGAAGGCATCGTCCGCAACCCGGGCAAGCATGCGGGCGGGGTGGTGATCGCGCCGTCCCAGCTGGTGGATTTCACCCCGCTCTACTGTGAGCCCGGTGGCGACAACCTGGTCACCCAGTTCGACAAGGACGACGTGGAGGCCGTGGGGCTGGTGAAGTTCGACTTTCTCGGCCTGCGCACCCTGACCATCATCGACTGGGCTTTGCAGACCATCAACCGGCAGCGGGCCGCCCGGGGCGAGCCGGCGGTGGACATCGGCCAGATTCCCCTGGACGACCCGGCCACCTACGAACTGCTGCGGAGCTGCCGTACCACCGCGGTATTCCAGCTGGAGTCGCGGGGCATGAAGGACCTCATCAAGCGCCTCAAGCCGGACTGCTTCGAGGACATCATTGCCCTGGTGGCCCTGTTCCGCCCCGGTCCCCTGCAGTCGGGCATGGTGGACGACTACATCAACGTCAAGCATGGCCTGGCCAAGGCCGAATATCCGCACCCGCTGTTGGAGCCCATCCTCAAGCCCACCAATGGGGTGATCGTGTACCAGGAACAGGTGATGCAGATCGCCCGCGATATGGCCGGCTACACCCTGGGCGGCGCTGATCTGCTGCGCCGGGCGATGGGCAAGAAAAAACCGGAGGAGATGGCCAAGCAGCGGGAAATCTTCGTCCAGGGCGCCAGCGCGCGGGGCATCGACCCGGAGGTGGCCGGCCATATCTTTGACCTGATGGAGAAATTCGCCGGTTACGGGTTCAACAAGAGCCACAGCGCCGCCTATGCCCTGGTCTCTTACCAGACCGCCTATCTCAAGGCCCACTTCCCGTCGGCCTTCATGGCGGCGGTGCTGTCCTCGGACATGGACAAGACCGATAAGGTGGTGGTGTTCATCGAGGAATGCCGGCAGATGAAGCTGTCAATCCTGCCGCCCGACATCAACCGGTCCGAGTTCCGCTTCACTGCCCGGGACGACGGCGCCATTCAGTACGGTCTCGGGGCCATCAAGGGCGTGGGCGAAGCGGCCATCCAGGACCTCTTGGAAGAACGCCGCCGCCACGGCCCCTACCGCGACCTGTACGACCTCTGCCGACGCATCGACCTGCGCAAGACTAACCGGCGGGTGCTGGAAGCCTTGATCCGGGCCGGCGCCCTGGACAGCATCGACCCCAACCGGGCCCGCCACATGGCCGAGCTGTCCGCTGCCATCAAGGCCGCGGAGCAGCACGGGGCGATGAGCGAGACCGGCCAGGACGATCTGTTCGGCTTGGCGGAGCCGGCCGCGGCAGCGAGCTCCCCCCGCCCGGTGGTCGAAGTGGAGCCATGGAGCGAGGCGGAGCGCCTGAGCCACGAGAAAGCCACCCTCGGACTGTACTTGACCGGCCATCCCATCGGTCCCTACGAGGCCGATGTGGCCCAGTTCGTCACCGACCGCCTCGGGCCGTTAGCGGAGAACCAAAGCCACGGCCGCCACGAAACCAAGGCGGTGGTGGCGGGCCTGGTGGTGGAGCTCCGCACCCGCCAGAACAAGAACGGCAAGCGCATGGCCTTCGCAACCCTGGACGATCGTACCGGCCGACTGGAGGTGGCGGTGTTCTCCGAGGTCTTCGAGAACTACCGCGAGCTCTTGGTGAAGGATACCCTGCTGGTGGCCGAGGGCACCTTGGGCTTCGACGAATTCGCCGGCCAATGGCGCCTCGCCGCCGAACGGTTGATGCGCATCGACGAGGCGCGCGCCCGCTTCGCCAAGCACCTGACCATCCGCTGGCCGGCGGCCAACGGGAGCGACCGGAATCCAGCGCTGGCTGTGGAAGAACTGCTGGAGTTGCTCAAGCCCTATCAGGGCGGCCACTGTCCCATTTTTATCGACTATCGGGGCAGATCCGCCCAGAGCCTCATCCAGCTAGGCGAAGCCTGGCGCGTCACCCCGGCGGGCGAGCTGTTGCGCCGGCTGCGCCAGCGGGTAGGCGCGGATGGGGTGCAGCTGCTCTACCACTGA
- the polA gene encoding DNA polymerase I → MSDPAAKTLVLVDGSSFLYRAFHALPPLSNSRGQPTGAVLGVGNMLRKLIASYETRHVGVVFDAPGRTFRDDLFERYKAQRPPMPDGLRAQIEPLHALVRTLGLPLVIEAGVEADDVIGTLAVRAVRQGYWVVIATGDKDMAQLVNGGIILENTMYDTRLDRAGVIAKFGVPPELIVDWLALVGDTSDNIPGVPKVGPKTAAKWLQQYGSLDAIIAHAGDIPGKVGENLRAALDQLALARQLATIRCDLTLPLAPDDLVRHDPDPRALRELLEELEFNSWLKQMEGDAPPPKPAVTANYEPVLTQGALQRWLDKLEAAEIFAFDTETTSLDYTRAEVVGLSFAVQPGEAAYVPVAHDYPGAPAQLPRDYVLEKLRPLLEDPKRRKLGQNLKYDANVLANHGVELKGIHHDTMLESYVLDSTASSHDLDTLAARHLHYKTIHYEDVAGRGAKQIPFHQVGLSEATAYAAEDADVALRLHRHFWPQLEAEPALKKLYETVEIPLVPVLSRMERTGVLVDVARLAEHSRELERRLAEIEREAHEIAGYHFNLGSPKQIQTILYDRLNLPVVKKTPTGQPSTDESVLAELAESFPLPRLILDYRSVAKLKSTYTDKLGQQINPRTGRVHTSYHQAVAATGRLSSSDPNLQNIPVRTPEGRRIRQAFIAPPGYRILAADYSQIELRIMAHFSGDANLRAAFAENTDVHRHTAAEVFGVPLEAVTPDQRRSAKAINFGLIYGMSAFGLAKQLGVERNLAQRYIDTYFARYPGVKAFMDQSRETAKAKGYVETLYGRRLYIPEIGSRNSQRRQYAERTAINAPMQGTAADIIKRAMIAVDRWIQESGAPVRMIMQVHDELVFEVAESFLDTAAAEIRALMASAGELAVPLLVEVGVGGNWDEAH, encoded by the coding sequence ATGTCCGACCCGGCTGCCAAAACCCTCGTCCTCGTCGACGGTTCCTCGTTCCTGTATCGGGCCTTCCACGCCCTCCCGCCCCTGAGCAACTCCCGGGGTCAGCCCACCGGGGCGGTGCTCGGGGTGGGCAACATGCTGCGCAAGCTCATCGCCAGCTACGAGACCCGTCACGTGGGCGTGGTGTTCGATGCCCCCGGGCGGACCTTTCGCGACGACTTGTTCGAACGGTACAAGGCCCAGCGCCCGCCCATGCCCGATGGCCTCCGGGCGCAGATCGAGCCCTTGCACGCCTTGGTGCGCACCCTTGGCCTGCCGCTCGTGATCGAGGCCGGCGTGGAGGCGGACGATGTGATCGGCACCCTGGCGGTGCGCGCCGTTCGCCAGGGCTATTGGGTGGTGATCGCCACCGGCGACAAGGACATGGCCCAGCTGGTGAACGGGGGCATCATCCTGGAGAACACCATGTACGACACCCGGCTGGACCGGGCCGGCGTGATCGCCAAGTTCGGCGTACCCCCGGAACTCATCGTCGATTGGCTGGCCCTGGTGGGGGATACGTCGGACAACATCCCCGGGGTGCCGAAGGTCGGGCCCAAGACCGCGGCCAAATGGCTGCAACAGTACGGCTCGCTGGACGCCATCATCGCCCATGCCGGGGACATACCCGGCAAGGTGGGCGAGAACCTGCGGGCGGCCTTGGACCAGCTGGCGCTCGCCCGGCAGCTGGCCACCATCCGCTGCGACCTGACTTTGCCTTTGGCCCCCGACGATCTGGTGCGCCACGACCCGGATCCCCGGGCCCTTAGGGAGCTGCTGGAAGAGCTGGAATTCAATTCCTGGCTCAAGCAGATGGAGGGCGACGCGCCGCCACCCAAGCCCGCCGTCACCGCCAACTACGAGCCGGTGTTGACCCAAGGTGCCCTGCAGCGCTGGTTGGACAAGCTCGAAGCGGCGGAGATCTTCGCCTTCGACACCGAGACCACCAGTCTGGACTACACCCGCGCCGAGGTGGTGGGGCTCTCGTTCGCAGTGCAACCGGGCGAGGCCGCCTATGTCCCGGTGGCCCACGATTATCCCGGGGCACCGGCCCAGCTGCCGCGGGACTACGTGCTGGAAAAGCTCCGGCCGCTGTTGGAAGACCCCAAGCGCCGCAAGCTGGGCCAGAACCTCAAGTACGATGCCAACGTGTTGGCCAACCACGGCGTGGAGCTCAAGGGCATCCACCACGATACCATGCTGGAGTCCTACGTCCTGGATAGCACTGCGAGCAGCCATGACCTGGACACGCTCGCCGCCCGCCATCTGCACTACAAGACCATCCATTACGAGGATGTCGCTGGCCGGGGCGCTAAACAGATTCCGTTCCACCAGGTCGGCCTCTCCGAGGCCACTGCCTACGCCGCCGAAGACGCCGATGTGGCCCTTAGGCTGCACCGCCACTTCTGGCCCCAGCTGGAAGCGGAGCCCGCCCTCAAGAAGCTCTACGAAACTGTGGAAATCCCGCTGGTGCCGGTGCTGTCCCGGATGGAGCGGACCGGGGTATTGGTGGACGTGGCCCGGTTGGCGGAACACAGCCGGGAATTGGAGCGGCGCCTGGCGGAAATCGAACGGGAAGCCCACGAGATCGCCGGCTACCACTTCAACCTGGGTTCACCGAAGCAGATCCAGACCATCCTCTACGATCGGCTCAACCTGCCGGTGGTGAAGAAAACCCCCACCGGCCAGCCATCCACCGACGAGTCGGTGTTGGCGGAGCTGGCGGAGAGCTTCCCCTTGCCCCGGCTGATCCTGGACTACCGCTCGGTCGCCAAGCTCAAGTCCACCTACACCGACAAGCTAGGCCAGCAGATCAACCCCAGGACCGGTCGGGTGCACACGTCCTATCACCAGGCGGTCGCCGCCACCGGGCGCTTGTCCTCTTCCGATCCCAATCTGCAGAACATCCCGGTGCGTACCCCGGAAGGCCGGCGCATCCGCCAGGCTTTCATCGCCCCGCCCGGGTACCGGATCCTGGCAGCCGATTACTCCCAGATCGAGCTGCGCATCATGGCCCATTTTTCCGGCGACGCGAACCTCCGCGCCGCCTTCGCCGAGAACACCGACGTCCACCGCCACACCGCGGCAGAAGTCTTCGGGGTCCCTCTGGAGGCGGTCACCCCGGACCAGCGCCGTTCCGCCAAGGCCATCAACTTCGGGCTCATCTACGGCATGTCGGCGTTCGGCCTCGCCAAGCAGCTGGGGGTGGAGCGCAACCTGGCGCAGCGCTACATCGATACCTATTTCGCGCGCTACCCCGGCGTCAAGGCGTTCATGGACCAGAGCCGGGAAACCGCCAAGGCCAAAGGCTACGTGGAAACCCTCTACGGCCGCCGGCTGTACATCCCCGAGATCGGCTCGCGCAACAGCCAGCGCCGCCAATACGCCGAGCGCACCGCCATCAACGCGCCCATGCAGGGTACCGCGGCGGACATCATCAAGCGCGCCATGATCGCCGTGGATCGCTGGATCCAGGAATCCGGCGCGCCGGTCCGGATGATCATGCAGGTGCACGACGAGCTGGTGTTCGAGGTGGCGGAGTCATTCCTGGACACCGCCGCCGCGGAAATCCGCGCGCTGATGGCGAGCGCCGGGGAGCTGGCCGTGCCGCTTTTGGTGGAAGTGGGGGTGGGCGGCAACTGGGACGAAGCCCATTGA